Proteins encoded together in one Carya illinoinensis cultivar Pawnee chromosome 3, C.illinoinensisPawnee_v1, whole genome shotgun sequence window:
- the LOC122305725 gene encoding protein SPEAR1-like — protein sequence MGSGYFGEPNLGNERGGSSSRKGKKNNSDKPKQPQRGLGVAQLEKIRLQGQMGCAYHPTLHGPYPTNFNNEDMRAQYSSIPSSSFSYSSSSSSSSASYGFQYPNIMMGPGEYERTNVRYGDSHNPTTTARWDPSNASSTLEAQHFAQPSMTRHLLNLHLEDAQDKNSKKPRSNSVGSSSQNSESSDNQEVDLELRLSL from the exons ATGGGCAGTGGTTATTTTGGAGAGCCAAACTTGGGAAATGAAAGAGGTGGATCTTCTTCAAGGAAAGGTAAGAAGAATAATTCAGACAAGCCAAAGCAGCCACAGAGAGGTCTTGGAGTTGCTCAATTAGAGAAGATCAGATTACAAGGTCAAATGGGTTGTGCATACCATCCAACCCTTCATGGGCCATATCCCACTAATTTCAACAAT GAGGATATGAGAGCGCAATATTCATCAATACCATCATCGTCTTTTTCTTACTCATCGTCTTCGTCTTCTTCGTCAGCGTCTTATGGTTTCCAATACCCCAACATCATG ATGGGGCCAGGAGAATATGAAAGAACAAATGTCAGATATGGTGATTCCCATAATCCTACTACTACAGCAAG ATGGGACCCCAGTAATGCCAGTAGTACCTTAGAGGCTCAACATTTTGCACAGCCAAGCATGACTAGACACCTTCTAAATCTACATCTAGAG GACGCCCAGGATAAAAACAGCAAGAAACCTAGGAGCAATTCTGTAGGTTCAAGCAGTCAGAATTCTGAATCAAGTGACAATCAGGAAGTAGATTTGGAGCTCAGACTGTCACTTTAA
- the LOC122305724 gene encoding aldehyde oxidase GLOX1-like, whose product MEAASNSILFMLSLLLVTAQYNSQFLLPQQVFTGGFHHFKEKENEEKHDGITIPNPLTGESAHFGLPRFDSPVEDHAYKTDYQGLWELVSKDSGANAMHINLLPNNKIIMFDATAFHMSTMKLPNGQCFPYKDEKTGMLNQDCWCHAVEFDIDTAKLRPLKIQWDPWCSSGGLAADGTLVSTGGWLQGTRAVRYMRTCDNCDWKEYPTALADARWYATQATLANGDFILVGGRRSYSYEYVPQEGASNQKSIKFPFLDETSDLDENNLYPFVHLSTDGNVFIFANNRSVLLNPKTNAIIKEFPVLEGGARNYPSSGMSALLPIKLEANNDEVIPVEVIVCGGAKPAAYGLAQKGTFLPALEDCNRLEITNPGATWEKENMPSARVMGDMLNLPNGDLLILNGAKKGTAAWYSADDPNLTPVLYSPDEPADQRFKELEPSTIPRMYHSASAVLPDGRILVGGSNPNAGYNFKAKYPTEMRIEKFSPPYLDPALAEHRPELLVQASENSLTYGQTFSVQFSVNKMLVAKKDIKVTMYAPPFTTHGYSMSQRLLELAELDVDRTLQGAYKIDVMAPPTSAVAPPGYYLLYVVYRGVPSLGMWVQIK is encoded by the exons ATGGAGgcagcctcaaattcaatcctctttatgctatctctctTGCTTGTTACAGCCCAGTATAACTCGCAATTTCTCCTCCCACAACAGGTGTTTACAGGAggatttcatcattttaaagaaaaggaaaacgaGGAAAAGCATGATGGCATCACAATCCCAAATCCTTTAACTGGAGAATCCGCTCACTTTGGTCTTCCTCGGTTTGATTCTCCGGTGGAAGACCATGCCTACAAGACAGACTACCAAGGTTTGTGGGAACTGGTTTCTAAGGACTCCGGCGCCAACGCCATGCACATAAACCTACTTCCCAACAATAAGATTATAATGTTCGATGCTACTGCATTTCACATGTCAACAATGAAGTTGCCAAACGGACAATGCTTTCCCTATAAGGATGAAAAAACAGGAATGCTGAATCAGGATTGTTGGTGTCATGCAGTGGAATTTGATATTGATACAGCAAAACTAAGACCACTCAAG ATTCAGTGGGATCCGTGGTGCTCATCAGGAGGCCTGGCAGCCGATGGGACCTTGGTTAGCACTGGAGGGTGGTTGCAGGGAACAAGAGCTGTGAGATATATGCGCACATGTGATAACTGCGATTGGAAAGAATACCCAACTGCATTGGCAGATGCAAGATG GTATGCGACACAAGCAACGCTAGCCAATGGCGACTTCATTCTGGTTGGAGGCCGGAGGTCTTACAGCTATGAGTACGTTCCACAGGAAGGAGCTTCCAACCAAAAATCCATCAAGTTTCCCTTTCTGGACGAAACCTCTGATTTGGACGAGAATAATCTTTACCCTTTCGTCCACCTCTCCACGGACGGCAACGTCTTCATCTTCGCCAACAATCGCTCTGTTCTCCTAAACCCTAAGACCAATGCCATCATTAAAGAGTTCCCAGTCTTGGAAGGCGGCGCCCGCAACTATCCGTCGTCGGGAATGTCGGCTCTTCTCCCTATAAAACTCGAAGCTAACAATGATGAGGTCATTCCGGTGGAGGTTATTGTTTGTGGCGGCGCCAAGCCCGCTGCCTACGGTTTAGCCCAGAAGGGAACTTTCTTGCCTGCTCTTGAAGACTGTAACAGGCTTGAAATCACAAACCCTGGAGCTACGTGGGAGAAAGAAAACATGCCTTCGGCACGTGTCATGGGCGACATGTTGAATCTCCCCAACGGAGACCTCCTGATCCTCAACGGTGCAAAGAAAGGTACGGCGGCTTGGTACTCCGCTGACGATCCGAATCTTACTCCGGTGCTTTACAGTCCCGATGAGCCGGCAGACCAAAGGTTTAAGGAGCTTGAACCCAGCACGATTCCCCGAATGTACCATTCTGCGTCGGCGGTACTTCCCGATGGCAGAATTCTAGTAGGAGGTAGCAATCCCAATGCAGGGTATAACTTCAAGGCCAAGTACCCCACCGAGATGAGGATAGAGAAGTTCTCGCCGCCTTATTTGGACCCCGCGTTGGCTGAACACCGGCCGGAGCTCTTGGTCCAGGCGTCGGAGAACTCTCTAACGTACGGACAGACCTTCTCGGTGCAATTCAGTGTTAATAAAATGCTTGTGGCGAAGAAAGATATCAAGGTGACCATGTACGCACCGCCATTTACAACGCACGGATACTCAATGAGTCAAAGACTGCTTGAGCTGGCCGAGCTTGATGTGGACAGGACTTTACAGGGCGCCTATAAAATCGACGTCATGGCGCCGCCGACGAGTGCGGTTGCTCCTCCTGGATACTACTTGCTGTACGTGGTTTATCGGGGAGTGCCAAGCCTGGGGATGTGGGTGCAAATCAAGTAA